The Halobaculum magnesiiphilum genome contains the following window.
GTGACCGTCGCGACGAAGACCTGGATCGACCGCCTCGCGCCCCAGGACGTGCGCCCCTCGACGGAGGCGAGCCTGGACCGACTCGGCCTCGACGGGGTCGACCTGCTGTACGTCCACCGACCGAAGGGCGGCTACGACCCCGCCGGCACGCTCGCGGCGTTCGACGAGATGGTCGACGACGGCCTCGTCGGCCACGTCGGCGTCTCGAACTTCCAACTCGACGAGCTCGACGAGGCGATCGACCTGCTCGACGCCCCGCTTTCGGCCCACCAGACCGAGTATCATCCCCTGTTCCGGCGGCCCGCGCTCCGTGAACACGCGGTCGACCACGGCTACGCGCTGGTCGCGTACTCGCCGCTGGCCGGCGGCCGAGTCCGGGAGATCGAGGCGGTCCGCGCGGTCGCCGAGAAGCACGACGCGACGCCGGAGGCGGTGAGCATCGCGTGGATCACGGACAAGGCGGGCGTCGTCACGGTCCCGAAGGCGACGAGCGAGCGCCACCTGCGCGCGAACCTCGCGGCCGCCGGCCTCGACCTCGATCCCGAGGACGAGGCCCGGATCGACGCAGTCGAGCGTGAGGAGGAGCTGTTCCCCGAGTGAGTCGACGCACGGCGGGCCCCCGCCGTCTCCAACGGACCGCCCGCCGGCGCGTTCGGCCGCCGGTTCGTGCGATCCCCGGCAGCGTCGTCCGCCGTCGACCGTGGGTTCATGCCGCTGTAGCCCCCAGATCGGGTATGAGCGATTCGGCCGAGCGGGCGCCCGAGGAGGACATCCCCGAGACCGACGAGGAGTGGCGCGAGCGACTGACCGACGAGGAGTACGAGATCCTCCGCGAACGCGGCACGGAGGCGCGGTTCTCCGGCGAGCACGTCGACCGCGACGAGGACGGCGTCTACACGTGCGCGGGCTGTGGCACCGTGATCTTCGAGTCGGAGACGAAGTACGACTCCGGCTGCGGCTGGCCCAGCTTCTACGCCGCCGACGAGTCCAAGGTGACGCTGGAGGACGACGACCGCCACGGGATGTCCCGCGTCGAGGTGAAGTGCGCCGTCTGCGACGGCCACCTCGGCCACGTCTTCCAGGACGGCCCCGAGCCGACCGGCGAGCGCTTCTGCATCAACTCGGTCGCGCTCGACTTCGAGCCCGACGAGTAGTCCGACCTCGTCGGCGACGTGCGGTCGCCGGCCGCACGCGGGGCGACCGCCGACGCCCGGCGGCGACTCAGTGCGTCATGACGAGCAGCCGGTCGTCGGTGCGCGCCAGACAGATCGGCCCGTTCGGCGCCGACGCGAACGTTACCGTCTCGTCGTCGCCCACGAACAGGCGCTCGAAGGCGTCGCCGCAGGCTGGGCAGCCCAGCCCCTCGCGGTTCGCGAGCGTCATCGACCCGCCGTCCTGTTCGAGGAGCTTCAGCTTGCTCCGGTAATCGTGCACGTCGAAGCCGTCGGCGATGTCGAGGCGCGCCATACCGCGGGAGCGTCGCCGCGAGGAAAGTAGGTTGCGTCCCGGCTGTCAGCGCTGAAACTGCGGGTCGACCGACGCGCCGGTCCGGGCGCGGTTACGTCGGGCGGGCGAACGCGAGGTTGCCCGAGACGTTGTGGACGTACGCCTGGACCGTCTGGCCCTCCTGGGCGCCGGAGACGAAGACCGTGAACTTCCCCTTCTCGGCGACGCCGTCGCCCTTGCGGCCGGTGCCGGTGATCTCCAGCTCGTACGTCTTGCCCTCCTCGATGTCGGGGCCGGAGTCGTGACTCGTCGCCGCCGACCGCTTCTGGACCGGGCGAAACGCACCACACGCCTGACAGCGCAGCATCCGGACGCCGTCCTCCGTCTTGAGGATCGTGTCGGGGAGACCACACTCCGAGCAGGTAACGAACTCGGCGACGTACTCGTCGATGGCGCCGTCGAAGTCCGCGATGGAGAACGAGCCGTTGTAGCGGGCGACGCCGTCCTCGAACTGGCCGTTCGTCCCGAGCTGGCGCTGGATGGCGCTGTGGAGGTGCTCGGCGTCTCGCGAGAGCGCGTCGGCGATGTCCGAGAGGTTCGTCAGGCGCGTGAACGCCCCGTCGGTCTGTCCCTCGGGGTCGGGGACCTGCAGTCGCTCGCCGGCGTCGGCGGGCGTGTCGGGCAGCTCGTCGTAGGCGCGGTCGAGCGCGTCGGCGTAGTTCATAGGCGTTGGAGGGCAGTTTCACGTATAGGGCTTCCGAGAGAGTCCGTGCCGTGGTTCCCGCGGAATCGGGAGACTGCGACGGCCCGGCGCCGGTTCGCCGTCGGAGCCGTCGAACGGCCGGATCGCGGGTTCCAGTCGAAGCGATCCCGTCCGGATCCCATGTGAACGGGCGACACAGAGGCCCTCCGGTAGAAACGCGTTTCAGTCGGCGCGGCCCAGCGCTCGTAATGAGCTACACGATCGGTCTCGTCGGCAAGCCGTCCGTCGGGAAATCGAGCTTCTTCAACGCGGCGACGATGAACGACGTACCCGAAGGGGCGTATCCCTTCACCACCATCGACCCCAGCGTCGGCGAGGCGTACGTCGGCGTCGACTGCCCGGCCCCGGAGTTCGAGGAGACGTGCGAGCCGAACCACGGCTTCTGCCGCGAGGGCACCCGGTTCGTCCCGGTGAAGCTCGTCGACGTGGCCGGCCTCATCCCCGGGGCCCACGAGGGGAAGGGCCTCGGAAACCAGTTCCTCTCGGACCTCAACGAGGCGGACGTGCTCGTCCACGTCGTCGACTTCTCCGGGGAGACGGACATCGAGGGCGAGCCGACCGAGGGACACGACCCCCGCGAGGACATCGACTTCCTGGAGAACGAACTCGACCAGTGGTACCTCGACATCCTGGAGAAGGGCATCGAGAAGTTCGAGTCGATGTACCAAGGCCCGAACCCCGGCGACGAGGTCGGCGTCGAGGAGGTGCTCGCCGAGCAGATGAGCGCGTTCCGGACGAACAAAGACGAGATCAAGCAGGTCGTCCTGTCGCTCGATCTCGAGCTTGCCCCCGAGACGTGGGACGACGAGAACCGGTTCGATCTGGCCCGCGAGATCCGCAAGCGCACGAAGCCGATGGTGATCGCGGCCAACAAGATGGACACGCCCGCCGCCCGCGGCAACTACGAGGCGATCACGAGCGACCCCGAGTACGAACACCTCACGGTCGTCCCCGCCAGCGCGCACGCGGAGGGGTCGCTGAAGAAGGCCGACGAGGCCGGGGTCGTCGACTACACCCCCGGCGACGACGACTTCGAGATCGTCGGCGACGTGAGCGACGAGCAGGCGCGGGGGTTGGAGACCATCCGCGAGTTCGTCGCCGAGTACGGCGGCACCGGCGTCCAGGCGGTGATCGAGGCGGCGCTGTTCGACGAACTCGACGCGAAGGCCGTCTTCCCCGGCAGCGCCAGCGGTAGCTGGAGCAAGGGCCCCTTCCGCGACTGCTTCGTCCTGCCGGACCACGCGACTGCCGAGGACTTCGCGTACACGCTCCACTCGGACATCGGCGACGGCTTCCTCCACGGGATCGACTGCCGGAGCGGCCGCCAGGTCGGCGCCGACTCGGTGCTGGAGCACCGCGACGTGGTCGAGATCGTCACGACCGGGTGAGGCCGGACCGCCGGACCGCCGGACCTCGCACGCTCGACTGCCGGGGAGAAGGCCGAGGAGACGAGCGTGCGTACGATCGGCTTACTCGGCGTTCGCCGCGATCGATCGAGGATCGACCGAGCTTACCGAGCGCACGCGTGCGGACGCGTGTGCACGGGCGGACGCCGAACGGCCGTGCTCGGGCTCGGGGACGCCGCTCGCGTAATCGCGGCGTGTGTGTTCTGCTCCGCTCCATAACAAAGCGACAGCCGGCGGACGTGTCGGCCTGCATGACTCGACGAACGGTGTCACGACGACAGCTCACAGCGGCGCTCGGCGCGGCGGTCGGCGTCGGACTCGCCGGCTGCGGCGCGGGCACGAACAACACGACGAACGCGACCGACGGGACGGTGGGCACGGTCGAGGAGGGAACCGACGAGGAGACGCCGGCGGAGGAAACCGAGGCCGAGGAAACCGAGACTGCCGAGCCGCCGGAGGAAGTCGACGACCCGGCCGGCGCGGTCGAGGAGGGGATGGCGGTCGTCCGCATCGCGCATCTCTCGCCGGACGCGCCGAACGTCGACGTGTCCGTGGCGGGGTCGGAGATCCTCGCCGACGTGGCCTACGGCTCCGTGAGCGGCTACTACGCGCTCGAGCCGGGGACGTACCCGGTGTCGGTGACCGCCGCCGGCGAGGAGGAGGCGGTGTTCGAGCAGGAGGTCGAGTTCGACAACGGCGCGTTCACAGTCGCCGCCTTCGGCGAAGTCTCCGGGCAGAACCAGGAGTTCTCGGTGACGCCGCTGGAGGACCGCATCGAGGCGCCCGGCGACGACACCGCCGCGGTGCGCGTGGTCCACGCCTCGCCCGACGCGCCGCCCGTCAGCGTCGGCGTCGCCGACGGGGACACGCTCGTCGAGCGCGTCGCGTTCGGCGAGGCCAGCGACTACGCGGAGGTGCCCGCGGGATCGTATTCCCTCGAGGTCGCCGCCGCGGAGGGCGCCGGGGCCGAAACGGAAACCGGGACCGAGGACGGCACCGAGACGGGAACCGAGAACGGCACCGAGACGGAGACCGAAACCGCGACCGGCACGCCTGCCGACACGGTGACGGAATCGGCGGAAACCGAAACGGAATCCGCGGCCACCGGAACGGCGACCGACGACGGACCGGTCGCGACCGTCGACGTGTCGCTCACGGGCGGAACGGTGTCCTCGGCGTTCGCGACCGGGTATCTGACCCCGGACGGCGAGGCGGCCGACGCCCCGTTCGAGGTGCTGCTCACGGTCGACGCAGGCGCCGTCGAGACGGAACCGGGAACGCCCGAGGGAACGGAGAACGGAACGGAAACAGGAACGGAGACCGGCACCGAGGTCGGAACGGAGACCGGCACCGAAACGGGCGCCGGAACGGACACGGAGGCGGGCACCGAAACCGGTACCGAGGACCCTGCCTGACCCCGGAAACGGAACGCCGGCTGACGCCCTCGCTCCTCGAAACGACTCGTTTCCTCTCGAACGTCGAGCGTACCCGTAGCCGTCGATACGGCCGTCGCCGGCGACCGCCGTTCCGGCCCTCAAGAGTACGACGCCGTTACACGGCGACGGCGAACACCGGCGGATCGAGCGGCTCGTTCGCGTCGGTCCATAACAAACCACCATACCGACGTGTCACCCGAACGCGATGCGCGACCCACCAACCAAAACACTCGCGGTAGCGTTCGTGATACTTCTCGCCGGGAGCGTCGTCGTCAGCGGGGCGACCTTCGGCGGACCGGCCGCCGCGGCGCCGGCGTTGCAACAACAGCAACTACAGGCCGACGGGCCGTCGACGCAGGAGACCTCGTACCTCCGCGTCGTCCACGCCTCGGCCGACGCGCCCGCCGTCGACGTGGCGCTCGACAACGAGACCGTCGTCAGCGGAATCGAACTCGGCGAAGCAAGCGACTACCTCGCGATCGCCGCCGGCGACCACCGGCTGACGATCACCGCCGCCGAAACCGGCGACGTGGTGTACGACGCGAACGTCAGCGTCGAGGCGCGGTCGGTGACGACGATCGCCGCAAGCGGCGAGATCGGCGAGAACGCGAGCCAGCCGTTCGCGCCGCTGTTCATCCGCGACGACGCGCTCCAGCCCGCGGAGGGTGAGGCGGCCGTCGCGGTGGCACACCTCTCGCCCGACGCGCCGGCCGTCGACATCACCGTCGAGGGGAGCGACACCGTCATCGCCGACAACGTCTCCTACGCGGGCGTGTCCGACTACGTGAGCGTCCCCGCGGGCGACTACACGCTCGAGATCCGTGAGGCGACCGCCGACAACGACGGGGACGTCGTCACAACCGTCGACGTGTCGCTGGAGAACGGCTCGGCGTACACCGGCTACGCGGTCGGCTACCTCGAGGCGGAGAACGACAGCGAGCCGGAGTTCCAGGTCTCGCTCGTCGAGGACGCGACGAAGTCGGTGACACTCCCGAGCGTCGCCAACGAGGAGGACGAGGAGATCAACGAGACGGAGACGCCGATGAACGAGACGGAAACGCCGACGGACGAGACTGAGACGCCGGAGGCGACCCCGACGGAGGCACCCGAGTAACGCACGGACCGTTCGCGGCGCTCAGTAGTACACAGCGGGACGAACGAGAACGAGAGCGACGGCGGCACCGTCGAACGCCGCACGCCGGTCGCTCTCGACGCTTCCGTTCTCCGATAAGTTACCGGAACGGAGGCGTCGCTGTGGAGTCAGTTGCGTCGGTGAAGAATCGGAATCACAGTGATGTCGCCGTCAGGCGACGGTGTGAACCTAATTATGCGCGGACGACGTTCGTCGCGCGCGGGCCCTTGGGGGCCTGTTCGATGTCGAACTCGATCTCGGTCCCTTCCGTCAGATCCTCGCCGCCGACATCCTCCATGTGGAAGAACACGTCGTCGTCGGAGTCCTCAGTCGTAATGAAACCGTAGCCGCCAGTGTCGTTGAAGAAATCAACCTTACCGTTTGCCATTGCAACTAAACGAATGACCGTCGACCGGATAAGGGTTCCGCATTTGTCCTCCGAATAGATTTCTTTCCGGACAATTATTCTGCGACAACCGATTTCTGTGGTCATTCGACCATGCATGGTCGATTGTGTGGGAGTACGGTGCCCGATCCGTCACAACGAGGAATCGATCCCCGTGATCCGGAGGTATCGAGGTCGTGTGGGTCGGTACCGCCCGATCCGTGGTTTCGTGTCTCACAGTTTTTGTCGTCGGATCCGTGGTCCAGCCGTGTGGTATGAGCGGGAAGCCCGCAGTTCGGATATGTCGTCTCGGCTTGCGAGTCCGTGGATGGGGATATGTCTTTGAAGCCACATCTCGAAGTGGGAACGAACGCGTGTTTCGACCAACGATATCTCCGATAGCGGCCACCCCCGTCAGCCATGAGTGACGACGTGAGTACGGCGAGTTCGGTTCGGAGCATCGACGGGCCCGTGGAACGGGCGATGCACTGGCTCGTTCTCGGAGGCAATCGCATCGCAGTGTCGGGAGTTCTCGTCGCGGCTATCGTGGCCTTCTTTTTCCCGTTGGCCCAGTTCGGGGTTCTGGCCATCGGTCCAGGTAGCGCCGCAGCGTCGGCCTTCGCGAGCGGACTCATCTCCGGAACGGTGACGCTCGTGACGATCGCCTTGTCCATCAATCAGCTCGTCCTCTCGCGCGTGTTCGGCTCCCCGAACGAACTGTCCGACCAGTTGAGCGGCACGCGCGACCTCCGCCGCCGCGTCCGTGACCACGCCGGCGAATCGTCCGCTCCGAACGACCCGGCGGAGTTCCTCGAGCTGGTGGCCGAGACGCTCACCGAGCGCGCGAACCGCCTCGGTTCGGCGTTCGAACACTCCGGCGGCGACCGACCGCACGAGGTGGAAGCGTACGCCGAGGGGATCGCCGCCTACGGGGAGAGCATCACCGCGAAGATCGAGAGCCAGACGGCCATCGTGAACGTACTGGAGGTCGTTCTGGGGACCGAATACGCACAGAACATGACCGCGACGGAGCACCTCCGGAACGAGCACGGCGACCGTCTCTCCGACGAGGCCGAGGCGGAACTCGACGCGATCGACGACCTGCTGGGTGCCATCGCGATCACGCGCCAGTTCTTCAAGACGCTCTCGCTCCAGCAGGACTTCGCTCGACTCTCCCGCGTGGTCGCCTACAGCGGTCTCGTCGCCCTCGCTGCCAGCATCGCGATGGCGCTCATTTACCTCCCCGACTCCGTCACCGTTCCGGCCCAGTATCTGCCGCTCGTGTTCAGTCTCGGTATCGGGGTCATCGTCACCCCGCTCGCCGTGTTCATCGCGTACGTGTTCCGGGCGGCCACGATCGCTCGCCATACCGTGTCGGTCGGGCCCTTCGTCCCGCCCGAGGAACGATCCGACACCGGGTGACGCAGTCCGTCGGTGCGGGACCGGTGTTCGGCGATCCCATTTCCCTCTCGAAAGGCGGGTCGATCGAGAGCCCGTTCGACGCACTCGCGCGTCGATACCGGTTCGTGCGGGTAGAACACCCTGGTGCGTCCCTGTCTACTGTGGCAGCTCGGCTCTCTCCGAGAACGTCTCTACCGTCAAAGACGGCGGCCTCGGCACTCAAGACACACAATCTATCCATAGTGAATGTGTCTAGCGGCTCTATCGAGGCCGCTCGTTCCGCAATCGATGAATCCGACGCAAGCCGGTCACGCGTGAAACCGCTCTCCACAGCTTCGACACGTGACCCAGCCACCCGAAACCTTCTGCTCCTCCTCGCAGTGTGGACACGTCGTCCAAGATGAACCAGCGTGATGGGACATAGGAGAACCGACGTTCTATTGAATGATAAACGACATCCAACCGGATCGGAAGTGAAGCGTGGCGACCGAGAAGTTACGCATCAGAGAATCGGCATGCAATCAAGTTTCGTCCAGTAGTTCGATGCCACGTTCGACGACAGCTTCGGTCACGAAGAGACTCGTCTCACGCTGGAGTGCTCGCATCCGCGATGCCGCTTCGTCTCTGTCGAACAACCCGCGTCCGTAACCGAGCGCGATGACGCCGAGAGAACCGCGTACTTCGACGCCCGCGTCGGATGCCGCCTTTCGGGCGGCGAAGTCGTCGGTCAGGAGAACGATTCCCCGCTCATCAGCGACCGCGATCGCGGCGCGTTCTCCGGCGTCCAGTTCTTCAGTGCCGACTCGGCGTTCATCGGCTTCGACGAGGTCGTACGGGAGGTCGGCCAATCCGTCCGGAAACCACCGGCGTCAACCTCCTCGTACACCGTCTCTGGAACGAGGAGTACGTCGAACGTCGCGAGCAGTTCGAGCGAATCGATCTCGGCGAGGTGGATGAGCGGTCCCGCGTCCGATACGGCCGCAAGCGTCACGCGTTCAGGCCCCAGTCGACGTCTTCCTCGACGACCTCACGCTCGCGCTCCGCTCGCTCCACTTTCGTCCGGCCGACGTGCTCGATGGCTTCCTCGCGGTCGATCTCGCCGTCGAGGTACTGTGCGAGGATGAGGTCTTCCCACAGGTCTCCGAGCCCTCGTTCGAGAGCCCGCTCGAACACCTCGGACTCGGGAAGGCCCCGGGCTTCGGCGATCGCTCGAACCCGGTCGGAAATTTCGGCGGCCATAGCGTGGTATCTCTCGGCGACGCCCATAAATCCGTATCCGACCGACCGGTCGAAGCGGGTTCGGAACCGTCCGGGGACGCTGTCCATCCAACCGTAGTCCGGGTACCCCTGAAGAACGCAGTCCCGTCGAGTTCGAAGGCCTCGGCACTCATAGGGCTCGTCGTCGCGCCGGTGCCACCCGGGCTCGGAGCGGTCGCCTCGTCATCGGCCACCCGCCACTACCCCGTCGCGACGCAAGTGCGTTTCTCCTGCCGGCCGACGAGCCGCTCCCGCGACGACGCCGCGGCCGTCGAACAGTTATCCCCCTCGAACCCGTGGCACCGATGATGAGTTCGACCCGCCCCGTCGACGCCCTCCGGTTGAACCGGCCGGAGATCGCCGTGTTCGTCTCGGGGGTCGCGAGCATGGGCCTGGAGATCCTCGCCGGGCGGATGATCGCCCCGCAGTTCGGCAGCAGCATCTACACCTGGGGCACGATCATCGGGGTGTTCCTCGCAGCGCTCAGCTACGGCTACCACCGCGGGGGCAAACTGGCCGCCGAGCGCGCGACGAACGACCGGATGGCGCGGGTGTTCCTCCTGACGGCGGTGTACGTCGCGGGGCTGATCCTCGTCGGCGACGTGTTCTTGCGCGCCACCGCCGGCTTCCCGCTGCCGAGCCGGATCGCGTCGCTGCCGGCGGTGACGCTGCTGTTCGGCCCGCCGACGTACCTGCTGGGGTACGTCAGCCCGTACGCCGCCGAGCTGTCGGCGAAGGAGGGGCTCGGCGAGGCGTCGGGCCACGTGTACATGCTCGGGACCGTCGGCAGCATCGTCGGCGCGTTCGCGACCACCTACCTCCTGATCCCCTCGCTCGGCATCGACCAGATCGCGCTGGTGTTCGGCGCGCTCTCGATCGCGGCGGCGGTGGCGGTCGGCCGACCGTTCGGCCGCGAGCGTGCGACCGTCACCGGCTTCGTCGCGCTGCTGCTCGTCGTGTCGGCCGCGACCGGCGCCGCCGGCTACAGCGTCCAGGGCGAGGTTGTGTACGAGACACAGACGCCGTACCAGAGCCTGCGGGTCGTCGATCTCGGCGAGACACGGACGCTGTATCTCGGCGGGCAGCGCCACAGCGCGATGGATATCGAGGAGCCGAACCGACACGTGTTCGAGTACACGCGCTACTTCCATCTCCCGTATCTCTTCGCGGACGATCCCGACGAGATCGATCGGGTGTTGTTCATCGGCGGCGGCGGCTTCACCGGCCCCAAGCGGTTCGTCCACGAGTACGAGAACGTCACCGTCGACGTGGCCGAGATCGATCCCGCGGTGATCGACGCGGCGAGGGAGTACTTCCGCGTCGAGGAGTCCGAGCGGCTCAACATCTACAACGAGGGCGGCCGGCAGTTCCTGCGGGAGACGAACCGTACGTACGACCTGATCGTCCTCGACGCCTACCAGAAGGACAAGGTGCCGTTCGAGCTGACGACGCGGGAGTTCATGTCGCTGGCGAACGACCGCCTCGACGACGACGGGATCCTCTTCGCGAACGTCATCTCCGCCCCCCGAGGGCCGGCCTCGAAGTTCTACCGCGCGAAGTATCGAACCGTCTCGCGGGAGTTCCCGCAGGTGTACGGCTTCCCGACCGCCGGGGGCGGCGTGGTCCAGAACATCGAGCTGATCGCGACGAAGAACGACACGAGACTCTCGGAGGAGCGGCTGCTCGCGCGCAACGAGCGTCGCGACATCGGGATCGACCTCGAGGCGGAGATCCGGACGTACGCCGACGCGCCGCCGACGGACGACGTGCCGGTCCTGCGCGACGACCGGGCGCCCGTCGACAGCCTGCTGGATCCGATGGTCGGCCAACGCTACGTCATCCAGGAATCGAACGCGAGCGAGTCGACCGCCGACCCCGGGCAGGAATCCGAGCGGCTCACCGCCGACCCGGCGACCGTTCGGGAGGTGAACGCACGCCCCGCGGCGGGGCTGGAGCCGCCGCCCCGCGGATCGGGCGTTCGCGCGACCGAACCCGACCGAGTAACCGCACCGTAGTCGACGTCGGATCGGGCGTGGGGCGTCGGTTGGGCAACGGGGCGGGCGACGCGGTCGTCCGCGTGAGTGGGAATCCGGTTATTCGCGTCGTACTCGCGGATCCACGCCGCATACTAATCGTGGACGCCAGCTAACGCGGGGAGTACGAATGGACACCGCGAACGACGAGCGCGAGCGGGCGTTGATCCCGACGGGGTACGACGGGGCGACATGTACGTGCGTCCGGTCGCTCGCCCGTCAGGGCGTCGGGACGGTCGTCGCCTCGGAGAAGCCGAACGTCCCGGCGGCGGCGTCGCGCTACTGTGACGAGGCAGTCACGCTGCCGCGGCCGCGAGAGGGGTTGGTGCCGTATCGCGACGCGCTCCTGGCGCTTGCCGAACGCGAGGACGTGCGGACGATCGTCCCGGTCCGACCGGAGGACACCTACCTGCTGTCGCGATACGAGTCGTCGTTCGCCGAGCACGTGTCGCTCGTCGTTCCGTCGATGGCGCAACTGGAGCGGGTGTTCGACCGCCTCCGGCTCGTGGCGGCCGCGGAGGCGGCCGGGGTCCCGGTTCCGGAGACCCGCCGTCTCTCCGATGTCGACGACTGGACCCCGGAGTTACTGATCAAATCGCGGTACAACGTCCTCACCGACGCGTACCTCGACGAGCTGGGGCCGGACGACGCGAACGTCGTGAAGGGGATCCACCACGTCGGCCGCGGCGAGACGCCCGACATCGAGGGGATCCGCACCGAGATGTGTCACGACCCCATCGTCCAGGAGTTCGTCCGGACGGACGGGGAGTTCATGTTCACCGGGCTGTACGACCACGGCGAACCGCTCGCGACCTTCCAGC
Protein-coding sequences here:
- a CDS encoding aldo/keto reductase yields the protein MNTDLDLPPVGLGTMGLDGDEGARAVETALRLGYRHLDTAQVYENEATVGAGLAAALDDGVVAREDVTVATKTWIDRLAPQDVRPSTEASLDRLGLDGVDLLYVHRPKGGYDPAGTLAAFDEMVDDGLVGHVGVSNFQLDELDEAIDLLDAPLSAHQTEYHPLFRRPALREHAVDHGYALVAYSPLAGGRVREIEAVRAVAEKHDATPEAVSIAWITDKAGVVTVPKATSERHLRANLAAAGLDLDPEDEARIDAVEREEELFPE
- the msrB gene encoding peptide-methionine (R)-S-oxide reductase MsrB: MSDSAERAPEEDIPETDEEWRERLTDEEYEILRERGTEARFSGEHVDRDEDGVYTCAGCGTVIFESETKYDSGCGWPSFYAADESKVTLEDDDRHGMSRVEVKCAVCDGHLGHVFQDGPEPTGERFCINSVALDFEPDE
- a CDS encoding DUF7385 family protein, which codes for MARLDIADGFDVHDYRSKLKLLEQDGGSMTLANREGLGCPACGDAFERLFVGDDETVTFASAPNGPICLARTDDRLLVMTH
- a CDS encoding translation initiation factor IF-2 subunit beta, which gives rise to MNYADALDRAYDELPDTPADAGERLQVPDPEGQTDGAFTRLTNLSDIADALSRDAEHLHSAIQRQLGTNGQFEDGVARYNGSFSIADFDGAIDEYVAEFVTCSECGLPDTILKTEDGVRMLRCQACGAFRPVQKRSAATSHDSGPDIEEGKTYELEITGTGRKGDGVAEKGKFTVFVSGAQEGQTVQAYVHNVSGNLAFARPT
- a CDS encoding redox-regulated ATPase YchF, with protein sequence MSYTIGLVGKPSVGKSSFFNAATMNDVPEGAYPFTTIDPSVGEAYVGVDCPAPEFEETCEPNHGFCREGTRFVPVKLVDVAGLIPGAHEGKGLGNQFLSDLNEADVLVHVVDFSGETDIEGEPTEGHDPREDIDFLENELDQWYLDILEKGIEKFESMYQGPNPGDEVGVEEVLAEQMSAFRTNKDEIKQVVLSLDLELAPETWDDENRFDLAREIRKRTKPMVIAANKMDTPAARGNYEAITSDPEYEHLTVVPASAHAEGSLKKADEAGVVDYTPGDDDFEIVGDVSDEQARGLETIREFVAEYGGTGVQAVIEAALFDELDAKAVFPGSASGSWSKGPFRDCFVLPDHATAEDFAYTLHSDIGDGFLHGIDCRSGRQVGADSVLEHRDVVEIVTTG
- a CDS encoding DUF4397 domain-containing protein, whose amino-acid sequence is MSRRQLTAALGAAVGVGLAGCGAGTNNTTNATDGTVGTVEEGTDEETPAEETEAEETETAEPPEEVDDPAGAVEEGMAVVRIAHLSPDAPNVDVSVAGSEILADVAYGSVSGYYALEPGTYPVSVTAAGEEEAVFEQEVEFDNGAFTVAAFGEVSGQNQEFSVTPLEDRIEAPGDDTAAVRVVHASPDAPPVSVGVADGDTLVERVAFGEASDYAEVPAGSYSLEVAAAEGAGAETETGTEDGTETGTENGTETETETATGTPADTVTESAETETESAATGTATDDGPVATVDVSLTGGTVSSAFATGYLTPDGEAADAPFEVLLTVDAGAVETEPGTPEGTENGTETGTETGTEVGTETGTETGAGTDTEAGTETGTEDPA
- a CDS encoding DUF4397 domain-containing protein produces the protein MILLAGSVVVSGATFGGPAAAAPALQQQQLQADGPSTQETSYLRVVHASADAPAVDVALDNETVVSGIELGEASDYLAIAAGDHRLTITAAETGDVVYDANVSVEARSVTTIAASGEIGENASQPFAPLFIRDDALQPAEGEAAVAVAHLSPDAPAVDITVEGSDTVIADNVSYAGVSDYVSVPAGDYTLEIREATADNDGDVVTTVDVSLENGSAYTGYAVGYLEAENDSEPEFQVSLVEDATKSVTLPSVANEEDEEINETETPMNETETPTDETETPEATPTEAPE
- a CDS encoding cold-shock protein, whose amino-acid sequence is MANGKVDFFNDTGGYGFITTEDSDDDVFFHMEDVGGEDLTEGTEIEFDIEQAPKGPRATNVVRA
- a CDS encoding spermidine synthase, which codes for MSSTRPVDALRLNRPEIAVFVSGVASMGLEILAGRMIAPQFGSSIYTWGTIIGVFLAALSYGYHRGGKLAAERATNDRMARVFLLTAVYVAGLILVGDVFLRATAGFPLPSRIASLPAVTLLFGPPTYLLGYVSPYAAELSAKEGLGEASGHVYMLGTVGSIVGAFATTYLLIPSLGIDQIALVFGALSIAAAVAVGRPFGRERATVTGFVALLLVVSAATGAAGYSVQGEVVYETQTPYQSLRVVDLGETRTLYLGGQRHSAMDIEEPNRHVFEYTRYFHLPYLFADDPDEIDRVLFIGGGGFTGPKRFVHEYENVTVDVAEIDPAVIDAAREYFRVEESERLNIYNEGGRQFLRETNRTYDLIVLDAYQKDKVPFELTTREFMSLANDRLDDDGILFANVISAPRGPASKFYRAKYRTVSREFPQVYGFPTAGGGVVQNIELIATKNDTRLSEERLLARNERRDIGIDLEAEIRTYADAPPTDDVPVLRDDRAPVDSLLDPMVGQRYVIQESNASESTADPGQESERLTADPATVREVNARPAAGLEPPPRGSGVRATEPDRVTAP
- a CDS encoding carboxylate--amine ligase, whose protein sequence is MDTANDERERALIPTGYDGATCTCVRSLARQGVGTVVASEKPNVPAAASRYCDEAVTLPRPREGLVPYRDALLALAEREDVRTIVPVRPEDTYLLSRYESSFAEHVSLVVPSMAQLERVFDRLRLVAAAEAAGVPVPETRRLSDVDDWTPELLIKSRYNVLTDAYLDELGPDDANVVKGIHHVGRGETPDIEGIRTEMCHDPIVQEFVRTDGEFMFTGLYDHGEPLATFQHRQIRGNSYTGGGGVYRRSIADPELEEVGRALLAELDWHGLACIEYMRDAATGEYVLTEINPRMWQSLPSTVHAGADFPWYYWLAATGRADAIDDGYDVGVGTHMLYGELGYLLSVLTEDSPHVERPSLPGTLREICASIVREPRFDYLKLDDPGPFVAGARRVLPDRVADGRWMSWLTRTDDRAPPHS